One stretch of Ooceraea biroi isolate clonal line C1 chromosome 4, Obir_v5.4, whole genome shotgun sequence DNA includes these proteins:
- the LOC105284283 gene encoding pleiotropic regulator 1 isoform X2, whose protein sequence is MDVPKHTVHTLVFRSLKRTHDMFLLDEDTLPPVDPALLQMKKAIKAKDCYGPVLERVKQNNIAKMQQENDIADPPPPGDETFGANATSAIVPYNATPGNTGTVTIPTGGGGSSNVGSGTLTIPQKKTPSMAKPTWHAPWKLCRVISGHLGWVRCCAVEPGNEWFATGSADRVIKIWDLASGKLKVSLTGHISSVRGLAISQRNPYLFSCGEDRQVKCWDLEYNKVIRHYHGHLSAIYSMALHPMIDVLVTAGRDSTARVWDMRTKANVHTLVGHTNTVASVICQSAEPQIITGSHDCTIRLWDLAAGKSRATLTNHKKSVRSITSHPSLYMFASASPDNIKQWKCPEGKFIQNLSGHNAIVNCLAVNGEGVLVSGADNGSMHLWDWRTGYNFQRLQAPVQPGSMDSEAGVFSVTFDVSGSRMITTEADKTIKVYKQDDTATEETHPINWRPDIIKRRKY, encoded by the exons atg gACGTTCCAAAGCACACTGTACATACGCTGGTGTTTCGTTCTTTAAAAAGAACTCatgatatgtttttattaGATGAAGACACTTTACCGCCAGTAGATCCTGCCTT ACTGCAAATGAAGAAAGCTATAAAAGCAAAAGATTGTTATGGCCCAGTTCTAGAACGTGTTAAGCAAAATAACATAGCCAAAATGCAGCAAGAAAATGATATCGCTGATCCTCCGCCACCAGGAG ATGAAACGTTTGGTGCTAACGCTACCTCGGCAATCGTTCCTTACAATGCGACACCAGGAAACACAGGAACAGTCACAATACCAACAGGAGGAGGAGGTAGCAGTAATGTAGGTAGTGGCACATTAACGATACCACAAAAGAAAACTCCCTCAATGGCGAAACCCACATGGCACGCGCCTTGGAAACTGTGTAGAGTTATCAGTGGTCATCTGGGATGGGTACGGTGCTGTGCCGTCGAACCTGGAAATGAATGGTTTGCTACCGGTTCAGCTGATAGAGTAATTAAG ATATGGGATCTCGCAAGTGGTAAATTGAAGGTTTCCCTGACTGGCCATATAAGCAGTGTCCGCGGATTGGCAATTTCTCAAAGAAATCCCTACTTGTTCTCTTGTGGTGAGGACCGTCAAGTTAAGTGCTGGGATCTCGAATACAACAAG GTAATAAGACATTACCATGGACATTTATCGGCAATATATTCAATGGCCCTGCATCCCATGATAGACGTCTTGGTAACGGCAGGACGAGATTCTACCGCAAGGGTATGGGATATGCGCACCAAAGCGAATGTTCACACGCTCGTCGGACACACGAACACTGTCGCGAGTGTAATTTGCCAATCGGCCGAACCGCAa ATTATTACCGGCAGTCACGACTGCACCATTCGCTTATGGGACTTGGCTGCTGGGAAATCCAGAGCCACTTTGACGAATCACAAGAAAAGTGTGAGGAGTATAACATCGCATCCATCACT GTACATGTTTGCCTCGGCATCCCCGGACAATATTAAACAATGGAAATGTCCGGAAGGGAAGTTTATACAAAACTTGTCCGGCCATAACGCAATAGTAAATTGCCTGGCCGTGAATGGCGAAGGGGTTTTGGTTTCCGGAGCCGATAACGGTTCCATGCACCTTTGGGACTGGAGAACTGG ataCAATTTCCAACGGCTACAAGCGCCAGTTCAGCCTGGGTCAATGGACAGCGAAGCCGGTGTCTTCAGCGTTACATTTGATGTGTCGGGCAGTCGCATGATAACAACCGAAGctgataaaacaataaaagtatataaacaGGACGATACTGCC ACGGAAGAGACGCATCCCATAAACTGGCGGCCTGACATAATAAAACGCAGGAAATACTGA
- the LOC105284283 gene encoding pleiotropic regulator 1 isoform X1, which yields MDVPKHTVHTLVFRSLKRTHDMFLLDEDTLPPVDPALLQMKKAIKAKDCYGPVLERVKQNNIAKMQQENDIADPPPPGDETFGANATSAIVPYNATPGNTGTVTIPTGGGGSSNVGSGTLTIPQKKTPSMAKPTWHAPWKLCRVISGHLGWVRCCAVEPGNEWFATGSADRVIKIWDLASGKLKVSLTGHISSVRGLAISQRNPYLFSCGEDRQVKCWDLEYNKVIRHYHGHLSAIYSMALHPMIDVLVTAGRDSTARVWDMRTKANVHTLVGHTNTVASVICQSAEPQIITGSHDCTIRLWDLAAGKSRATLTNHKKSVRSITSHPSLYMFASASPDNIKQWKCPEGKFIQNLSGHNAIVNCLAVNGEGVLVSGADNGSMHLWDWRTGYNFQRLQAPVQPGSMDSEAGVFSVTFDVSGSRMITTEADKTIKVYKQDDTAVSRFCINNILRSLYIRIILCSHMFSGLSGYCFFDFAFIVIRIPFRRKRRIP from the exons atg gACGTTCCAAAGCACACTGTACATACGCTGGTGTTTCGTTCTTTAAAAAGAACTCatgatatgtttttattaGATGAAGACACTTTACCGCCAGTAGATCCTGCCTT ACTGCAAATGAAGAAAGCTATAAAAGCAAAAGATTGTTATGGCCCAGTTCTAGAACGTGTTAAGCAAAATAACATAGCCAAAATGCAGCAAGAAAATGATATCGCTGATCCTCCGCCACCAGGAG ATGAAACGTTTGGTGCTAACGCTACCTCGGCAATCGTTCCTTACAATGCGACACCAGGAAACACAGGAACAGTCACAATACCAACAGGAGGAGGAGGTAGCAGTAATGTAGGTAGTGGCACATTAACGATACCACAAAAGAAAACTCCCTCAATGGCGAAACCCACATGGCACGCGCCTTGGAAACTGTGTAGAGTTATCAGTGGTCATCTGGGATGGGTACGGTGCTGTGCCGTCGAACCTGGAAATGAATGGTTTGCTACCGGTTCAGCTGATAGAGTAATTAAG ATATGGGATCTCGCAAGTGGTAAATTGAAGGTTTCCCTGACTGGCCATATAAGCAGTGTCCGCGGATTGGCAATTTCTCAAAGAAATCCCTACTTGTTCTCTTGTGGTGAGGACCGTCAAGTTAAGTGCTGGGATCTCGAATACAACAAG GTAATAAGACATTACCATGGACATTTATCGGCAATATATTCAATGGCCCTGCATCCCATGATAGACGTCTTGGTAACGGCAGGACGAGATTCTACCGCAAGGGTATGGGATATGCGCACCAAAGCGAATGTTCACACGCTCGTCGGACACACGAACACTGTCGCGAGTGTAATTTGCCAATCGGCCGAACCGCAa ATTATTACCGGCAGTCACGACTGCACCATTCGCTTATGGGACTTGGCTGCTGGGAAATCCAGAGCCACTTTGACGAATCACAAGAAAAGTGTGAGGAGTATAACATCGCATCCATCACT GTACATGTTTGCCTCGGCATCCCCGGACAATATTAAACAATGGAAATGTCCGGAAGGGAAGTTTATACAAAACTTGTCCGGCCATAACGCAATAGTAAATTGCCTGGCCGTGAATGGCGAAGGGGTTTTGGTTTCCGGAGCCGATAACGGTTCCATGCACCTTTGGGACTGGAGAACTGG ataCAATTTCCAACGGCTACAAGCGCCAGTTCAGCCTGGGTCAATGGACAGCGAAGCCGGTGTCTTCAGCGTTACATTTGATGTGTCGGGCAGTCGCATGATAACAACCGAAGctgataaaacaataaaagtatataaacaGGACGATACTGCCGTAAGTagattttgtataaataatatactgcGCTCGTTATACATTCGAATAATATTGTGTAGTCATATGTTTTCGGGACTGTCTGGTTATTGTTTTTTCGACTTTGCATTCATTGTTATCCGTATTCCTTTCAGACGGAAGAGACGCATCCCATAA
- the LOC113561800 gene encoding pleiotropic regulator 1-like isoform X1 has product MDLAAGKSRATLTNHKKSVRSITSHPSLYMFASASPDNIKQWKCPEGKFIQNLSGHNAIVNCLAVNGEGVLVSGADNGSMHLWDWRTGYNFQRLQAPVQPGSMDSEAGVFSVTFDVSGSRMITTEADKTIKVYKQDDTAVSRFCINNILRSLYIRIILCSHMFSGLSGYCFFDFAFIVIRIPFRRKRRIP; this is encoded by the exons ATGGACTTGGCTGCTGGGAAATCCAGAGCCACTTTGACGAATCACAAGAAAAGTGTGAGGAGTATAACATCGCATCCATCACT GTACATGTTTGCCTCGGCATCCCCGGACAATATTAAACAATGGAAATGTCCGGAAGGGAAGTTTATACAAAACTTGTCCGGCCATAACGCAATAGTAAATTGCCTGGCCGTGAATGGCGAAGGGGTTTTGGTTTCCGGAGCCGATAACGGTTCCATGCACCTTTGGGACTGGAGAACTGG ataCAATTTCCAACGGCTACAAGCGCCAGTTCAGCCTGGGTCAATGGACAGCGAAGCCGGTGTCTTCAGCGTTACATTTGATGTGTCGGGCAGTCGCATGATAACAACCGAAGctgataaaacaataaaagtatataaacaGGACGATACTGCCGTAAGTagattttgtataaataatatactgcGCTCGTTATACATTCGAATAATATTGTGTAGTCATATGTTTTCGGGACTGTCTGGTTATTGTTTTTTCGACTTTGCATTCATTGTTATCCGTATTCCTTTCAGACGGAAGAGACGCATCCCATAA
- the LOC113561800 gene encoding pleiotropic regulator 1-like isoform X2, which translates to MDLAAGKSRATLTNHKKSVRSITSHPSLYMFASASPDNIKQWKCPEGKFIQNLSGHNAIVNCLAVNGEGVLVSGADNGSMHLWDWRTGYNFQRLQAPVQPGSMDSEAGVFSVTFDVSGSRMITTEADKTIKVYKQDDTATEETHPINWRPDIIKRRKY; encoded by the exons ATGGACTTGGCTGCTGGGAAATCCAGAGCCACTTTGACGAATCACAAGAAAAGTGTGAGGAGTATAACATCGCATCCATCACT GTACATGTTTGCCTCGGCATCCCCGGACAATATTAAACAATGGAAATGTCCGGAAGGGAAGTTTATACAAAACTTGTCCGGCCATAACGCAATAGTAAATTGCCTGGCCGTGAATGGCGAAGGGGTTTTGGTTTCCGGAGCCGATAACGGTTCCATGCACCTTTGGGACTGGAGAACTGG ataCAATTTCCAACGGCTACAAGCGCCAGTTCAGCCTGGGTCAATGGACAGCGAAGCCGGTGTCTTCAGCGTTACATTTGATGTGTCGGGCAGTCGCATGATAACAACCGAAGctgataaaacaataaaagtatataaacaGGACGATACTGCC ACGGAAGAGACGCATCCCATAAACTGGCGGCCTGACATAATAAAACGCAGGAAATACTGA
- the LOC105284290 gene encoding LOW QUALITY PROTEIN: molybdopterin synthase catalytic subunit (The sequence of the model RefSeq protein was modified relative to this genomic sequence to represent the inferred CDS: inserted 2 bases in 2 codons): MEMSKNFVKLQQEELNVTEIMKLVTFPNCGAICNFVGITRDNFNNKKVIKLEYEAYESMALKEMLNICTKIRSQWNVEGIAMYHRIGEVPISEASVVIAISSPHREESLRAVEYAINTXKAAVPIWKKEIYETGEXQWKENKECTWTKNAAVNMANLITSTTAKEEDAQATLGSNEKISNEIVIDPDSVQVRASWEELNRRIGAFIERKRQQVDTLNVQEFCCHSEKNGDYENSCARVDAVLIRHKDSKSHVKVHRVLNTWGPQTVDQSILKTLANDANDTISCSPILDNRISEAECIVGINKPVPKDIYKRLKNIEDRILYLESISPEYKEFWVADDINNLKGLSKSTQKRTYSMAELDSKLYELEDKYAKKRR, translated from the exons ATGGAGATGTCAAAGAATTTCGTCAAGTTACAGCAAGAGGAGTTAAATGTTACAGAAATCATGAAGCTAGTGACGTTTCCTAATTGTGGAGCAATATGTAATTTTGTCGGGATCACTCGGGATAATTTCAACAATAAAAAG gtAATTAAGCTGGAATACGAAGCATATGAATCAATGGCCTTGAAAGAAATGCTCAATATCTGCACAAAAATTCGTTCGCAATGGAACGTAGAAGGCATTGCTATGTATCATCGTATCGGAGAAGTACCAATATCTGAAGCGAGCGTTGTAATAGCAATTTCTTCTCCTCATAGAGAGGAATCGTTGAGGGCAGTTGAATATGCTATCAATA TGAAAGCAGCGGTTCCTATctggaagaaagaaatatatgaaaCGGGAG AGCAAtggaaagaaaacaaagaatgtACATGgacaaaaa ACGCAGCTGTGAACATGGCAAACCTTATTACATCTACAACTGCAAAGGAAGAGGATGCCCAAGCAACCTTAGGctcaaatgaaaaaatatcaaacgaAATTGTTATTGATCCAGATTCCGTGCAAGTTCGTGCGAGCTGGGAAGAATTGAATCGAAGGATAGGAGCATTCATTGAGAGGAAACGTCAACAAGTAGACACTCTGAATGTACAAGAATTTTGCTGTCACAG tGAGAAGAATGGTGATTATGAGAATTCCTGTGCAAGAGTGGACGCTGTTCTAATTCGACACAAAGATTCCAAAAGTCATGTAAAAG TTCACAGAGTACTAAACACATGGGGACCCCAGACAGTTGATCAATCCATTTTAAAAACACTTGCAAATGATGCAAATGATACTATCAGCTGCTCTCCTATACTAGATAATAGGATTTCTGAAGCAGAGTGTATAGTGGGGATTAACAAACCTGTACccaaagatatttataaaagattgaAAAACATTGAGGACAGAATACTGTATTTAGAAAGCATATCGCCAGAGTACAAGGAGTTTTGg GTAGCAGACGACATTAATAACTTGAAAGGTCTTTCAAAATCTACCCAGAAAAGG ACATACTCCATGGCAGAACTCGACTCTAAATTATATGAACTTGAAGACAAATACGCTAAGAAAAGAAGATGA
- the LOC105284301 gene encoding protein mahjong, translating into MMVKTPITDADSIRALACRALAGLARSEKVRQIISKLPMFTDGQIQSLMKDPILQEKRQEHVTFQKYALELMERVSGKAKPTGAEYEISLVSLHRANVVAQTRIQYNEQQLNQLIYQHLISRGLNETANTLHREATLESSAIVRAAATYQPFTYRNPVNVTPRNSFSPGAPVNLYNTSRCTQRETTCRNSTTPTSSSRFISHTGACSGSPALNNNIRMKLTDCANQNVVSSNVNQPIKLQINQKKLTSSDRQLLVTATSSQSTVQVQPTNCRSLQKQISREPGGGGGLGVATCNLSVTLDSIITEYLTNQHALCKNPMVTCPQFNLFEPHKCPDPCAKNSLPTNVTMRLARREFGMDSRRLDRRHIYSRFCPVRTFRPNEVGGVFTCCRFSPCTQYLILGTHAGDIKMFNVHTGMEEATYQCHESYVYHMECNQRGNLLLTSTASMSVLWDIGAFFEMKLPLENEDYVEFGKLQDRIIGTQGESATIYDIGTGKLLTTLTPSISNQYTKNRATFSMNDELVLSDGILWDVNSGKEIHKFDKLNQTLNGVFHPNGIEVVSNTEVWDLRTFHLLKTVPTLDEMEVIFSPVNNIIYAVSLDQDSENESHYVTSFKTLDALDYNNIATYDVKKGIYGLACNKFDTQIAIVENMGEFSSIQESCARLYDVGRRRDDEDEADEDDEEEDLDASDDDGSASDDNNADDGDNAEAGAEDNGDDNEQNDRENNGDDDDDGDDDDGGDGDSGDDTGTEYDPNADIHDLSDDFSLSDMDMDDLEILFS; encoded by the exons ATGATGGTGAAGACACCTATCACCGATGCTGATAGCATACGAGCGTTGGCGTGTCGTGCGTTAGCTGGCTTAGCACGTAGCGAGAAAGTTAGGCAAATTATTAGCAAGTTACCAATGTTCACGGACGGACAGATCCAGTCTCTCATGAAAGATCCTATTTTGCAAGAGAAACGTCAGGAACATGTCACTTTTCAGAAGTACGCTCTTGAGTTAATGGAAAGAGTGTCTGGTAAAGCGAAACCAACAGGTGCGGAATACGAGATCTCTTTAGTTAGTTTACACAGG GCCAACGTTGTAGCGCAAACGAGGATACAATATAATGAACAGCAacttaatcaattaatatacCAACATCTTATATCAAGAGGTTTAAATGAGACGGCTAATACATTACACAGGGAAGCAACCTTGGAATCGTCCGCGATTGTAAGAGCTGCAGCGACATATCAACCTTTTACATACCGGAATCCTGTAAACGTAACT CCAAGAAATAGTTTTTCTCCAGGTGCCCCTGTCAATTTGTACAATACAAGCAGGTGTACGCAAAGGGAAACCACTTGCAGAAACAGTACTACTCCCACATCGTCGTCTAGATTTATATCTCACACAGGCGCGTGTTCCGGTTCACCAGCCTTGAATAATAACATCCGCATGAAACTTACGGACTGTGCGAATCAAAATGTTGTTTCGAGTAACGTAAATCAGCCAATTAAGCtacaaattaatcaaaa GAAATTAACGTCGTCCGATAGGCAACTTCTAGTCACCGCAACTAGTTCTCAATCTACGGTACAGGTCCAGCCAACGAATTGTAGATCTTTACAGAAACAAATCTCCAGAGAGCCGGGAGGTGGCGGAGGACTCGGTGTAGCTACTTGTAATCTATCCGTTACTCTCGATTCTATTATCACGGAATATTTGACCAACCAGCACGCTCTTTGTAAAAATCCTATGGTAACGTGTCCGCAATTCAATCTTTTCGA GCCACACAAGTGTCCAGATCCGTGTGCAAAGAATTCTTTGCCGACGAATGTAACGATGAGATTAGCGAGACGAGAGTTCGGAATGGATAGTAGGAGATTGGACAGGAGGCATATTTATAGCCGCTTCTGTCCTGTAAGAACCTTTCGGCCTAACGAAGTCGGAGGAGTATTTACTTGTTGTCGTTTCTCG CCTTGTACACAATACCTCATTTTGGGCACCCATGCTGGAGACATCAAAATGTTCAATGTCCATACAGGAATGGAAGAGGCAACCTATCAGTGTCACGAATCATACGTCTATCATATGGAATGTAATCAGCGTGGTAATCTCCTGTTGACCTCCACCGCTTCCATGTCGGTGCTCTGGGATATAGGAGCATTCTTCGAGATGAAACTACCTCTAGAGAATGAGGATTACGTCGAGTTTGGAAAGTTACAGGATAGGATAATCGGCACGCAAGGAGAGAGCGCTACT ATATATGATATAGGAACTGGGAAATTATTAACAACCTTGACACCATCAATCTCAAATCAATATACTAAAAATCGAGCAACTTTTAGTATGAACGACGAATTAGTACTCAGCGATGGGATCTTGTGGGACGTTAACTCGGGTAAAGAAATCCACAAATTCGACAAGTTGAATCAAACGTTAAACGGGGTTTTCCATCCAAACGGAATCGAGGTCGTGTCTAACACCGAAGTATGGGACCTGAGGACGTTTCACTTGTTGAAAACGGTTCCCACGCTCGACGAGATGGAAGTGATCTTCTCGCCGGTTAACAATATCATATACGCAGTCTCGTTAGATCAAGACAGCGAAAACGAGTCTCATTATGTGACTTCTTTCAAAACTCTAGATGCTTTGGATTACAATAACATTG cgACTTACGACGTAAAGAAGGGAATTTATGGCCTTGCGTGTAATAAGTTTGACACTCAGATCGCCATAGTCGAGAATATGGGTGAATTTTCGAGCATACAGGAATCGTGTGCCAGGTTGTACGATGTTGGAAGGCGAAGGGACGACGAGGATGAGGctgacgaggacgacgaggaagaggatCTTGACGCCAGCGATGATGACGGTTCTGCATCTGACGACAATAATGCAGAtg ATGGTGATAATGCAGAGGCTGGCGCAGAGGATAACGGCGACGATAACGAGCAGAATGATAGAGAAAATaatggtgatgatgatgatgacggcgatgatgatgacggtGGTGATGGAGATTCTGGTGACGACACCGGTACAGAATACGATCCCAACGCCGATATTCATGATCTATCGGACGATTTTTCCCTATCGGACATGGACATGGACGATCTGGAGATCTTGTTTTCGTGA